The following are encoded in a window of Sinomonas cyclohexanicum genomic DNA:
- a CDS encoding phage tail tube protein yields MTTTFIPGALQWLGIAKETTYGTPVAAPTIWVPVDTPLWKPIPQQLKDNALRGLMGTTYQQVQGVRHDEITYKTYIYADSIFSHLLAALGGTDTVTGTVAPYTHKASLYNTTDATHNAQPTSWTVFLYQGDGKVVQMPGAIISDIKVTIKADNALPTVDVTWMGMPSTFITAPTSTPTALAPMPAYTAAVTIGGTANTEYTDVTLDIKRTTTAIPVLNGTQNPLAIGGFNLNVTGTINGVYQGTTDVNLTDLLANTHPALSVSLFGAGDSTHPLTFQMSSVAFDTVNPTGSPTSYMPISGNFEALMNPTDALDSKQSPIQVQIANTQSTPF; encoded by the coding sequence ATGACGACCACCTTCATCCCCGGCGCCCTCCAATGGCTCGGGATCGCCAAGGAAACCACCTACGGCACCCCCGTCGCCGCACCCACCATCTGGGTCCCCGTCGACACCCCCCTCTGGAAGCCCATCCCCCAGCAGCTCAAGGACAACGCCCTCCGCGGCCTCATGGGCACCACCTACCAGCAGGTCCAGGGCGTCCGCCACGACGAGATCACGTACAAGACGTACATCTACGCCGACTCGATCTTCTCCCACCTCCTCGCCGCACTCGGCGGCACGGACACCGTCACCGGCACCGTCGCCCCGTACACGCACAAGGCGTCCCTGTACAACACCACCGACGCGACCCACAACGCCCAGCCCACCTCGTGGACCGTGTTCCTGTACCAGGGCGACGGGAAGGTCGTGCAGATGCCGGGCGCGATCATCTCCGACATCAAGGTCACCATCAAGGCCGACAACGCGCTCCCCACCGTTGATGTCACGTGGATGGGCATGCCGTCCACGTTCATCACCGCCCCCACGTCCACCCCGACCGCCCTCGCACCCATGCCCGCGTACACGGCCGCCGTGACGATCGGCGGCACCGCGAACACCGAGTACACGGACGTCACGTTGGACATCAAGCGCACCACGACCGCGATCCCGGTCCTGAACGGCACCCAGAACCCCCTCGCGATCGGCGGGTTCAACCTCAACGTCACCGGCACCATCAACGGCGTCTACCAGGGCACCACGGACGTGAACCTGACCGACCTCCTCGCGAACACGCACCCGGCCCTCTCGGTGTCCCTGTTCGGGGCCGGGGACTCCACGCACCCGCTCACGTTCCAGATGTCCAGTGTCGCGTTCGACACGGTCAACCCCACCGGGTCGCCCACCTCATACATGCCCATCTCGGGGAACTTCGAGGCCCTCATGAACCCGACGGACGCTCTGGACTCCAAGCAGTCCCCCATCCAGGTCCAGATCGCCAACACCCAGTCCACACCGTTCTAA
- a CDS encoding XkdF-like putative serine protease domain-containing protein, translating into MDGDTPQRYVLGVAYQAGPDPRIVTGADGSRDCFTPEELERAAWAFMQGPRDIGLFHEDGTEGHADVVESYIYRGPDWDLGDGVVIRAGDWLIGCILDGPAWALYQSGDITGFSPQGQAKRRQRSTE; encoded by the coding sequence GTGGACGGCGACACACCCCAACGTTACGTTTTGGGCGTCGCGTATCAGGCGGGCCCCGACCCGCGGATCGTGACCGGCGCGGACGGGTCCCGTGACTGCTTCACCCCGGAGGAGCTGGAGCGGGCCGCGTGGGCGTTCATGCAGGGCCCCCGCGACATTGGCCTGTTCCACGAGGACGGCACCGAGGGGCACGCGGACGTCGTGGAGTCGTACATCTACCGCGGCCCCGACTGGGACCTCGGGGACGGGGTCGTGATCCGGGCCGGGGACTGGCTGATCGGCTGCATACTCGACGGCCCCGCGTGGGCCCTCTACCAGTCCGGTGACATCACCGGGTTCTCACCGCAGGGGCAGGCCAAGCGCCGCCAGAGGAGCACCGAATGA
- a CDS encoding phage portal protein translates to MGLFDGIRTAFNTTFRPGGLTLPEPISDAYAQQGMDSSLALGPGQPLTPVRGYSGQPRAMDYPAAVNIGYRNRQAWGRTSYEVLRELLRSYDIATICKNHKIDELRSMEPLFTAQEGFNGDADAAIRAARRALEFPDRENPWDQWLAMWMENILTFDAGPLYRRRNYNGDVIGLEVVDGATVYPLVDGRGRRPGPPAVAYQQIIKGEVSQQFTSEDLLFTTFRKQQDSPYGMAPLESIVVNMSTDLKHQWHLLQMFTEGSIPGGFMEAPPDTSSPDQVAEWQDYWDSMFMGDQSILHKLVIVPNSAKFTATAPDKFDPLFPEWLAKKTAMSFGVVPQDLGFTADVNRANGETQTDIQFRVNTLPWVRFVERHMSRYLQHDLGLPVEFKLNTGRDTEDRLAEAQAWKIYVDTGIASVDEAREELLGLPVDNERPIPRFYATTRQGLIPFNELLAIAGKSDAETKAPAVDADLPYPSDATPGLFPDKLPGNPDFKRAPQDPDDPAHPETEHPHPAQPVPATPAAKEAQTAPTVAGLAVVADDTGRVLLLQRALTDGDPAAGRWELPGGHIEGRETPFAAACREWSEETGLELPPGREAGSWQSGIYAGFVWLIGSETDLPINLSEGRVQNPDDPGGDQIETCAWWEPADVPGMGALRFEAAANPWDMIAAAASGDAAAARRAELAKFAAFTKARHRSGRWRDFDFRHHTPTEAAALNKAARDAGGSPKGDWRATPPNPTAYHRIDLTLTDYWAPRVADAIRNGADPDLIAAAAHAGAWDTNGATLTGDALAQVLAAMWADAANAGTLAAAADTGQDPNSLDGWKPGALEGPPTGAVWLEAMNRAGTTIKGIDDTTLTRIGAIVEDAVTRGLTVDSTANLIDAFLGDAARAELIAHTEIARLATAAGMAAYRSYGVTQWDWVVSAGACPVCLDGASRNPYPMSEQGLIPAHPRCRCAASPHAPH, encoded by the coding sequence TTGGGCCTGTTCGACGGTATCCGGACCGCGTTTAACACCACCTTCCGCCCCGGTGGCCTGACCCTCCCCGAACCCATCTCCGACGCCTACGCGCAGCAGGGCATGGACAGTTCGTTGGCCCTCGGCCCGGGCCAGCCCCTCACCCCCGTCCGCGGCTACTCCGGCCAGCCCCGGGCCATGGACTACCCGGCCGCCGTCAACATCGGCTACCGGAACCGTCAGGCGTGGGGCCGTACCTCCTACGAGGTACTCCGTGAGCTCCTCCGCTCCTACGACATCGCCACGATCTGCAAGAACCACAAGATCGACGAGCTGCGGTCCATGGAGCCCCTGTTCACCGCGCAGGAGGGCTTCAACGGGGACGCGGACGCGGCGATCCGTGCGGCCCGCCGTGCACTGGAGTTCCCCGACCGGGAGAACCCGTGGGACCAGTGGCTCGCGATGTGGATGGAGAACATCCTCACGTTCGACGCGGGCCCCCTGTACCGTCGCCGCAACTACAACGGTGACGTGATCGGCCTTGAGGTCGTCGACGGTGCCACCGTGTACCCGCTCGTGGACGGCAGGGGCCGCCGCCCGGGCCCGCCCGCCGTCGCGTACCAGCAGATCATCAAGGGCGAAGTGTCGCAGCAGTTCACGTCCGAGGATCTCCTGTTCACGACGTTCCGGAAGCAGCAGGACTCCCCGTACGGGATGGCGCCGCTGGAATCCATCGTCGTGAACATGTCCACGGACCTGAAGCACCAGTGGCACCTCCTCCAGATGTTCACCGAAGGGTCCATCCCGGGCGGGTTCATGGAGGCCCCACCGGACACGTCGTCCCCGGACCAGGTCGCGGAGTGGCAGGACTACTGGGATTCCATGTTCATGGGTGACCAGTCCATCCTCCACAAGCTCGTGATCGTGCCGAACTCGGCGAAGTTCACGGCGACGGCCCCGGACAAGTTCGACCCCCTCTTCCCGGAGTGGCTGGCGAAGAAGACGGCCATGTCGTTCGGTGTGGTCCCCCAGGATCTCGGGTTCACCGCTGATGTGAACCGGGCGAATGGTGAGACGCAGACGGACATCCAGTTCCGGGTGAACACGCTCCCGTGGGTGCGGTTCGTGGAGCGGCACATGTCCAGGTATTTGCAGCATGACCTTGGCCTGCCGGTTGAGTTCAAGCTGAACACGGGCCGTGACACGGAGGACCGTCTCGCTGAGGCGCAGGCGTGGAAGATCTACGTGGACACGGGCATCGCGTCGGTGGACGAGGCGCGTGAGGAGCTCCTGGGTCTGCCGGTGGACAATGAGCGGCCGATTCCGAGGTTCTACGCGACGACCCGTCAGGGCCTCATCCCGTTCAATGAACTGTTGGCGATCGCGGGCAAGTCGGATGCGGAGACGAAGGCCCCGGCTGTGGACGCGGACCTCCCGTACCCGTCGGATGCGACCCCGGGGCTGTTCCCGGACAAACTGCCGGGGAACCCGGACTTCAAGCGCGCCCCCCAGGACCCGGACGACCCGGCGCACCCGGAGACGGAGCACCCGCACCCCGCCCAGCCGGTCCCCGCCACGCCGGCGGCGAAGGAAGCCCAGACCGCCCCCACGGTCGCGGGCCTCGCCGTCGTCGCCGACGACACGGGCCGTGTCCTCCTGCTCCAGCGGGCCCTCACCGACGGGGACCCCGCCGCGGGCCGGTGGGAACTCCCCGGCGGCCACATCGAAGGCCGCGAGACCCCGTTCGCGGCCGCATGCCGTGAATGGTCCGAGGAGACAGGGCTGGAGCTCCCCCCCGGCCGCGAGGCCGGGTCGTGGCAGTCGGGCATCTATGCCGGGTTCGTGTGGCTCATCGGCTCCGAGACTGACCTGCCGATCAACCTGTCCGAGGGGCGCGTCCAGAACCCGGACGACCCGGGCGGGGACCAGATCGAGACGTGCGCATGGTGGGAGCCCGCAGACGTGCCCGGCATGGGTGCGCTCCGGTTCGAGGCCGCCGCGAACCCGTGGGACATGATCGCCGCCGCCGCGTCGGGTGATGCGGCGGCCGCGCGCCGTGCCGAGTTGGCGAAGTTCGCGGCGTTCACGAAGGCGCGGCACAGGTCGGGCCGGTGGCGTGACTTCGACTTCCGCCACCACACCCCCACCGAGGCCGCAGCCCTGAACAAGGCTGCCCGGGACGCGGGTGGTTCCCCAAAAGGTGACTGGCGGGCCACCCCGCCCAACCCCACCGCCTACCACCGCATTGACCTGACCCTCACGGACTACTGGGCGCCGAGGGTCGCGGACGCGATCCGCAACGGGGCAGACCCGGACCTGATCGCCGCGGCCGCCCACGCCGGCGCGTGGGACACGAACGGGGCCACCCTCACCGGTGACGCCCTCGCCCAAGTCCTGGCCGCCATGTGGGCCGACGCCGCCAACGCGGGCACCCTCGCCGCCGCCGCGGACACCGGACAGGACCCGAACAGCCTCGACGGGTGGAAACCCGGGGCACTCGAAGGCCCACCCACCGGGGCCGTGTGGCTTGAAGCCATGAACCGGGCCGGGACCACGATCAAGGGCATCGACGACACCACCCTGACCCGTATCGGGGCCATCGTGGAGGACGCCGTGACCCGTGGCCTCACCGTGGACAGCACCGCCAACCTCATCGACGCGTTCCTCGGGGACGCCGCCCGGGCGGAGCTCATCGCCCACACCGAGATAGCGCGCCTCGCGACCGCCGCGGGGATGGCCGCGTACCGGTCCTACGGGGTCACCCAATGGGACTGGGTCGTCAGTGCCGGGGCGTGCCCGGTCTGCCTCGACGGGGCATCCCGCAACCCCTACCCCATGTCCGAGCAGGGACTCATCCCCGCGCACCCGCGCTGCCGGTGCGCCGCATCCCCCCACGCACCCCACTAA
- the terL gene encoding phage terminase large subunit, which translates to MSVADFLNAAAGMFETPPALYPTPGALASAQNPGTVQTPALDLIDAALVDAFNTPDARLIINMAPQEGKTQRAAKDFPLWCLTQNPDLRVIIASHNSDLAEDTGKEIRDRITRDNGLGIQVARGSSSVKKWDIAGHRGGVFSVGMLGGSAGHPADVLIIDDPHRNRSDAMSVTMREKIWNAWTADFGARLAPGAPVVVMMTRWHEDDLVGRLLERNAEAGWRVLNIPAQCETDDDILGRSPGEFMVSSRGRTPEQWRLRQLQAGSVNWNAQYQGHPSSAEGGLFKRAWWRLHDTPLHIVQDDGSCHVPGDGLLIQSWDMAFKGTTGSDYVVGQVWLQRGADVYLLDQYRRQATFTESKAALTAMCVKWPQASTVLVEDKANGTAVIDSLKGTVPGIIPVTPHESKEARAAAVSPFVEAGNVHLPLHAAFTDGLIEEAAGFPTATHDDQVDALTQALNRLLLRGGQGSAFLTAWKRTAEQQGITVPNHARNWRDRIPNRTQGRA; encoded by the coding sequence GTGTCCGTGGCCGACTTCCTCAACGCCGCCGCCGGCATGTTCGAAACCCCACCCGCCCTGTACCCCACACCCGGGGCCCTCGCCAGTGCGCAGAACCCCGGCACCGTGCAGACCCCCGCACTCGACCTCATCGACGCCGCCCTCGTCGACGCGTTCAACACCCCCGACGCGCGGCTCATCATCAACATGGCTCCCCAAGAGGGCAAAACCCAGCGCGCCGCCAAAGACTTCCCCCTCTGGTGCCTCACCCAGAACCCCGACCTCCGCGTCATCATCGCCTCCCACAACTCCGACCTCGCCGAAGACACCGGCAAGGAAATCCGCGACCGCATCACCCGGGACAACGGACTCGGCATCCAAGTCGCCCGCGGCTCCTCATCCGTGAAGAAATGGGACATCGCCGGCCACAGGGGCGGCGTGTTCTCCGTGGGCATGCTCGGCGGATCCGCCGGACACCCAGCCGACGTCCTCATCATCGACGACCCCCACCGCAACCGGTCCGACGCGATGTCCGTGACCATGCGGGAGAAGATCTGGAACGCGTGGACCGCGGACTTCGGTGCCCGCCTCGCCCCCGGCGCCCCCGTCGTCGTGATGATGACACGCTGGCACGAGGACGACCTCGTCGGCCGCCTGCTGGAACGCAACGCCGAGGCCGGGTGGCGGGTCCTAAACATCCCCGCCCAGTGCGAAACCGACGACGACATCCTCGGCCGCTCCCCCGGCGAGTTCATGGTGTCCTCCCGTGGCCGCACCCCCGAACAGTGGCGGCTCCGGCAGTTGCAGGCCGGGTCCGTGAACTGGAACGCCCAATACCAGGGCCACCCCTCATCCGCTGAGGGCGGCCTGTTCAAGCGGGCATGGTGGCGGCTCCACGACACGCCCCTCCACATCGTGCAAGACGACGGGTCCTGCCACGTGCCCGGCGACGGGCTCCTCATCCAGTCGTGGGACATGGCATTCAAGGGCACCACTGGGTCGGACTATGTCGTCGGTCAGGTGTGGCTCCAACGCGGCGCCGACGTGTACCTCCTCGACCAGTACCGCAGGCAGGCCACGTTCACCGAGTCGAAAGCCGCCCTGACCGCCATGTGCGTGAAGTGGCCGCAGGCCTCCACCGTCCTCGTGGAGGACAAGGCCAACGGGACCGCCGTCATCGACTCGTTGAAGGGAACCGTCCCCGGGATCATCCCCGTCACCCCGCACGAGTCGAAAGAGGCCCGCGCGGCGGCGGTGTCCCCATTCGTGGAGGCCGGCAACGTGCACCTCCCCCTCCACGCCGCATTCACGGACGGCCTCATCGAGGAGGCCGCGGGCTTCCCCACGGCGACCCACGACGACCAGGTCGACGCCCTCACACAGGCACTCAACCGGCTCCTCCTCCGCGGCGGGCAGGGCTCAGCGTTCCTCACCGCATGGAAACGCACCGCCGAACAGCAGGGCATCACCGTCCCCAACCACGCCCGCAACTGGCGCGACCGCATCCCGAACCGCACACAAGGAAGGGCGTGA
- a CDS encoding phosphatase domain-containing protein → MDVRILERRRRRRRGGVPVRRGSRGAAGVTGWRGPAVIVDCDGTLVDVTSIRHHVVPGLPGWAGRKDFDAFHKASVWCPPIHPTLAAVEEHRAAGRAILIMTARMRRWEPHTRGWLATHSVRFDHLFMRTDGDRRPDTVVKGELLAQARAMGWDPTHAIDDNPSVIGLWEAEGLDVTVVDGWIG, encoded by the coding sequence GTGGATGTTCGGATTCTGGAACGACGACGACGAAGGCGTCGTGGCGGCGTTCCCGTACGACGCGGTAGCCGGGGTGCGGCGGGTGTGACCGGGTGGCGTGGTCCGGCGGTCATCGTCGATTGTGACGGGACCCTCGTGGACGTGACCTCCATCCGGCACCATGTCGTGCCGGGCCTGCCCGGCTGGGCGGGACGGAAGGACTTCGACGCGTTCCACAAGGCCAGCGTGTGGTGTCCGCCGATCCACCCGACACTGGCGGCGGTGGAGGAGCACAGGGCCGCCGGCCGCGCCATCCTCATCATGACCGCCCGCATGCGCCGGTGGGAGCCCCACACCAGGGGGTGGCTCGCGACCCACAGTGTCAGGTTCGATCACCTGTTCATGCGCACCGACGGCGACCGGCGCCCGGACACGGTGGTGAAGGGCGAGCTCCTCGCACAGGCCCGCGCCATGGGCTGGGACCCCACGCACGCAATCGACGACAACCCGTCCGTGATCGGGCTGTGGGAGGCGGAAGGCCTCGACGTGACCGTGGTTGACGGGTGGATCGGATGA
- a CDS encoding helix-turn-helix domain-containing protein translates to MTGFGDRVRAARERAGLTREQLAEASGVGASTIAHIESGEHSPTMATAGFIAEGVALTLAQLVDLAGDDVDRIAAARQAREAKHWRGCEQ, encoded by the coding sequence GTGACCGGGTTCGGGGACCGTGTCCGCGCCGCCCGGGAGCGCGCCGGACTCACCCGTGAACAGCTCGCCGAAGCGTCCGGGGTCGGGGCGTCCACCATCGCCCACATCGAAAGCGGGGAGCACTCCCCCACCATGGCCACCGCCGGGTTCATCGCCGAAGGCGTGGCCCTGACCCTGGCCCAGCTTGTGGACCTTGCCGGGGACGACGTGGACCGCATCGCCGCGGCACGCCAAGCCAGGGAGGCCAAGCATTGGCGGGGGTGCGAGCAGTGA
- a CDS encoding phospholipase D-like domain-containing protein has product MIGQITDLDQYRAGPWGPPAPGHPAFMRTLWAPYDDVHAALLALAGTATRELVVAMFGFTDTELGAVVEGKLNDPGIRCEVTLDKSQASGPTERRMLDTLGMLESNTVAVGTSEKSAIMHRKVMIVDRRWLVTGSTNWSLSAETRQDNQLTVVDDPVSAAEAGMVLALEHEKARTQMAKAAGRG; this is encoded by the coding sequence ATGATCGGGCAGATCACGGACCTTGACCAGTACCGTGCCGGGCCGTGGGGGCCACCAGCGCCCGGGCACCCGGCGTTCATGCGCACCCTGTGGGCACCCTACGATGACGTGCACGCCGCGCTCCTCGCCCTCGCCGGCACCGCCACCCGTGAGCTGGTGGTGGCGATGTTCGGGTTCACCGACACCGAGCTCGGTGCCGTCGTGGAGGGCAAGCTGAACGACCCGGGGATCCGGTGCGAGGTCACCCTCGACAAGTCCCAGGCGTCCGGGCCGACGGAGCGGCGCATGCTGGACACGCTGGGGATGCTGGAGTCGAACACGGTCGCCGTGGGCACGTCGGAGAAGTCCGCGATCATGCACAGGAAGGTCATGATCGTGGACCGGCGGTGGCTGGTGACGGGGTCCACGAACTGGTCCCTCAGCGCCGAGACCCGGCAGGACAATCAGCTCACTGTGGTGGATGACCCGGTGTCGGCGGCGGAGGCGGGCATGGTGCTCGCGTTGGAGCACGAGAAGGCCCGGACCCAGATGGCGAAGGCGGCCGGGCGTGGGTGA
- a CDS encoding DNA-methyltransferase, producing the protein MSLYYSDDHVTLYHGDALDLLRDGTIGTVGSIITDPPYCSGGRQQAGARNTVSKNDARADVDWLPTDNMGTDSYIWWMRELGREFMRVADTGAHLYSFTDWRMYSALVTAFETVGWSLRSCVVWSKERGGAMGSFWRNDHEWVAVLTKGQPVPLPNGGFFNVLKATKPQGGKHPTEKPLSVMSRLVEAAPGVILDPFAGSGSTLVAAKALGRRAIGVELEERYCEIAAKRLSQGVLDLGGLL; encoded by the coding sequence GTGAGCCTGTACTACTCCGACGACCACGTGACCCTGTACCACGGGGACGCGCTCGACCTTCTCCGCGATGGCACTATCGGCACGGTCGGGTCGATCATCACCGACCCCCCATATTGCTCGGGCGGACGCCAGCAGGCAGGCGCTCGGAACACCGTGAGCAAAAACGATGCGCGGGCGGATGTTGACTGGCTCCCCACGGACAACATGGGCACGGACTCCTACATCTGGTGGATGCGCGAGCTCGGCCGGGAGTTCATGCGTGTGGCCGACACGGGCGCGCACCTCTACAGCTTCACCGATTGGCGGATGTACTCCGCCCTCGTCACCGCGTTCGAGACCGTCGGCTGGTCCCTCCGCTCCTGCGTGGTCTGGTCCAAGGAGCGAGGCGGGGCGATGGGGTCCTTCTGGCGAAATGACCACGAGTGGGTGGCCGTCCTAACTAAGGGTCAGCCTGTGCCGCTGCCGAATGGTGGGTTCTTTAACGTCCTGAAGGCCACTAAGCCGCAGGGTGGGAAACACCCGACCGAGAAGCCGCTGAGCGTCATGTCCCGACTGGTGGAGGCCGCCCCTGGCGTGATCCTCGATCCGTTCGCTGGGTCCGGGTCCACGTTGGTCGCGGCCAAGGCCCTCGGGCGGCGTGCGATCGGTGTGGAGCTCGAGGAACGCTACTGCGAGATCGCCGCCAAGCGCCTCTCCCAGGGGGTCCTCGACCTTGGGGGCCTGTTGTGA
- a CDS encoding DUF2807 domain-containing protein — MATTVTTQTELDNALNRGDAEIIIDSPAGVWIHVKATGSSRVVATGSSRVVATGSSRVVATGSSRVEARGSSRVEARDSSRVEATGSSRVEAWDSSRVEASKYVAIHLHSARATVTGGTVIDIAKLDLTRHEDWADYHGVATEDGHLVVYKAVDADLKSGRGFHYPVGGTVECSDWDPADVCGGGLHFSPSPAQARDYHREATRFLKCLVHPDDVTVIDGADLYTTPKLKARRARVVAEVDIHATTA; from the coding sequence ATGGCCACCACCGTCACCACCCAGACCGAACTCGACAACGCCCTCAACCGAGGCGATGCGGAGATCATCATCGACTCCCCTGCCGGGGTCTGGATCCATGTCAAAGCCACGGGCTCCAGCCGCGTCGTGGCCACGGGCTCCAGCCGCGTCGTGGCCACGGGCTCCAGCCGCGTCGTGGCCACGGGCTCCAGCCGCGTCGAGGCGCGGGGCTCCAGCCGCGTCGAGGCGCGGGACTCCAGCCGCGTCGAGGCCACGGGCTCCAGCCGCGTCGAGGCGTGGGACTCCAGCCGCGTCGAGGCGTCCAAGTATGTCGCCATTCACCTCCACTCGGCCCGCGCCACCGTCACCGGCGGCACCGTCATCGACATCGCCAAACTCGACCTGACCCGGCACGAAGACTGGGCCGACTACCACGGGGTGGCCACGGAGGATGGTCACCTGGTCGTGTACAAGGCTGTCGATGCCGACCTCAAGTCGGGGCGCGGATTCCACTACCCCGTCGGCGGCACCGTCGAGTGCTCGGACTGGGACCCGGCCGACGTGTGCGGCGGCGGACTGCACTTCTCCCCGTCCCCGGCGCAGGCCCGTGACTACCACCGTGAGGCGACCCGGTTCCTCAAGTGCCTTGTCCACCCGGACGACGTGACGGTGATCGACGGGGCCGACCTGTACACGACGCCGAAGCTCAAGGCCCGCCGGGCGCGGGTCGTCGCGGAGGTCGACATCCACGCCACCACGGCCTAG